One window from the genome of Solea solea chromosome 13, fSolSol10.1, whole genome shotgun sequence encodes:
- the nr2f5 gene encoding nuclear receptor subfamily 2 group F member 5: MAMVVNQWPENISADPGSQLQICSQEPGGAPGTPNGSTPGNDALSGDKIPNVDCMVCGDKSSGKHYGQFTCEGCKSFFKRSVRRNLTYTCRGNRDCPIDQHHRNQCQYCRLKKCLKVGMRREAVQRGRTSNSQTSPGQYLTNGTDPYNSQPYLSGFISLLLRAEPYPTSRYGAQCMQGNNLMGIENICELAARLLFSAVEWAKNIPFFPDLQLMDQVALLRMSWSELFVLNAAQCSMPLHVAPLLAAAGLHASPMSAERVVAFMDHIRVFQEQVEKLKALQVDTAEYSCLKSIVLFTSDAMGLSDVAHVESIQEKSQCALEEYVRNQYPSQPNRFGRLLLRLPSLRIVSSPVIEQLFFVRLVGKTPIETLLRDMLLSGSSYNWPYMPAVQRERPLSLHYNENGP; the protein is encoded by the exons ATGGCAATGGTAGTAAACCAGTGGCCAGAGAACATTTCTGCAGATCCGGGCTCCCAGCTCCAGATTTGCAGTCAGGAGCCCGGCGGGGCACCGGGGACACCCAACGGCTCCACGCCGGGGAATGACGCACTTTCTGGGGACAAGATCCCCAACGTGGACTGCATGGTGTGCGGGGACAAGTCCAGTGGGAAGCACTACGGTCAGTTCACCTGCGAGGGATGCAAAAGCTTCTTTAAGCGGTCGGTGAGGCGGAACTTGACCTACACCTGCCGGGGGAACCGAGACTGTCCCATCGACCAGCACCACCGGAACCAGTGTCAGTACTGCAGGCTGAAGAAGTGCCTCAAAGTGGGCATGAGGAGAGAAG CTGTACAACGAGGACGCACATCCAACTCTCAGACCAGCCCGGGACAGTATCTGACCAACGGCACTGACCCGTACAACAGCCAACCCTACCTGTCCGGCTtcatctctctgctgctgcgcGCTGAGCCCTATCCCACATCCCGCTACGGGGCCCAGTGCATGCAGGGAAACAACCTCATGGGCATTGAGAACATCTGTGAACTGGCAGCCAGGTTGCTGTTCAGCGCTGTGGAGTGGGCAAAGAACATCCCCTTCTTTCCTGATCTGCAGCTCATGGATCAG GTGGCACTGCTGCGCATGTCATGGAGCGAGCTGTTTGTCCTGAACGCAGCGCAGTGCTCGATGCCGCTGCATGTGGCCCCCCTGCTGGCAGCAGCCGGCCTGCATGCCTCGCCCATGTCAGCAGAGCGCGTGGTGGCTTTCATGGACCACATCCGCGTCTTCCAGGAGCAGGTGGAGAAGCTGAAGGCCCTCCAGGTGGACACGGCCGAATATTCTTGCCTCAAGTCCATCGTGCTCTTCACGTCCG ATGCTATGGGGCTATCAGATGTTGCCCACGTGGAGAGCATTCAGGAGAAATCTCAGTGTGCCCTGGAGGAGTACGTAAGAAACCAGTATCCCAGCCAGCCAAACCGCTTCGGGCGCCTCCTGCTCCGCCTGCCCTCCCTGCGAATCGTCTCGTCTCCGGTCATCGAACAGCTGTTTTTTGTGCGCCTGGTTGGCAAGACACCCATCGAGACACTGTTGCGTGACATGCTGCTGTCGGGCTCCAGCTACAACTGGCCCTACATGCCCGCCGTGCAGCGCGAGCGACCGCTCTCCCTCCACTATAACGAGAACGGGCCGTGA